One region of Chelonoidis abingdonii isolate Lonesome George chromosome 14, CheloAbing_2.0, whole genome shotgun sequence genomic DNA includes:
- the RBM39 gene encoding RNA-binding protein 39 isoform X1: MADDIDIEAMLEAPYKKDENKLSSANGHEERSKKRKKSKSRSRSHERKRSKSKERKRSRDRERKKSKSRERKRSRSKERRRSRSRSRERRFRGRYRSPYSGPKFNSAIRGKIGLPHSIKLSRRRSRSKSPFRKDKSPVREPIDNLTPEERDARTVFCMQLAARIRPRDLEEFFSTVGKVRDVRMISDRNSRRSKGIAYVEFVDVSSVPLAIGLTGQRVLGVPIIVQASQAEKNRAAAMANNLQKGSAGPMRLYVGSLHFNITEDMLRGIFEPFGRIESIQLMMDSETGRSKGYGFITFSDSECAKKALEQLNGFELAGRPMKVGHVTERTDASSASSFLDSDELERTGIDLGTTGRLQLMARLAEGTGLQIPPAAQQALQMSGSLAFGAVADLQTRLTQQNEVLAAAASVQPLATQCFQLSNMFNPQTEEEAGWDTEIKDDVIEECNKHGGVIHIYVDKNSAQGNVYVKCPSIAAAIAAVNALHGRWFAGKMITAAYVPLPTYHNLFPDSMTATQLLVPVRR; this comes from the exons gAGAAAAAAGAGCAAGAGCAGAAGTCGCAGTCATGAGAGGAAGAGGAGCAAAAGTAAAGAGCGCAAACGAAGCCGTGATCGTGAGAGGAAAAAGAGCAAAAGTCGGGAAAGGAAACGCAGCAGAAGCAAAGAACGCAGACGTAGCCGCTCTAGAAGTAGAGAACGTAGATTCAGAGGCCGCTATAGAAGTCCATA TTCTGGTCCAAAATTCAACAGTGCTATCAGAGGGAAGATTGGTCTGCCTCACAGCATCAAATTAAG CAGACGGCGCTCCAGAAGCAAAAGTCCATTCAGAAAAGACAAGAGCCCTGTTAG AGAGCCAATTGATAATTTGACCCCTGAAGAGAGAGATGCTCGAACAGTGTTCTGTATGCAGTTGGCTGCAAGAATTCGGCCAAGAGACTTGGAAGAATTTTTCTCTACTGTAGGAAAG GTTCGTGATGTGCGGATGATCTCTGATAGAAATTCAAGACGTTCCAAGGGAATTGCTTATGTAGAATTTGTTGATGTTAGTTCAGTGCCTCTGGCAATAGGACTAACTGGACAGCGTGTTCTGGGAGTACCAATCATAGTACAAGCATCGCAA GCAGAGAAAAACAGAGCAGCAGCAATGGCCAATAACCTACAAAAAGGCAGTGCTGGGCCCATGAGACTGTATGTAGGATCATTACACTTCAACATAACTGAAGATATGCTTCGCGGAATCTTTGAACCATTTGGTCGG ATTGAAAGCATTCAGCTGATGATGGATAGTGAAACTGGACGCTCCAAAGGATATGGATTTATTACG TTCTCAGATTCAGAGTGTGCCAAAAAAGCATTGGAACAACTAAATGGATTTGAGCTAGCTGGCAGGCCAATGAAAGTAGGTCATGTAACAGAACGCACTGATGCTTCCAGTGCTAGTTCATTTTTGGACAGTGATGAACTGGAAAGGACTGGAATTGACTTGGGAACAACTGGTCGTCTACAGTTGATGGCAAGACTTGCAGAGG GTACTGGTTTGCAGATTCCCCCAGCTGCACAACAGGCTTTGCAGATGAGTGGATCTTTAGCATTTGGTGCTGTGGCAG ATTTGCAAACCAGACTTACCCAGCAGAATGAAG ttctggctgcagctgcttctgtacAACCACTTGCAACACAATGCTTCCAGCTTTCCAATATGTTTAACCCTCAAAC TGAAGAAGAAGCTGGCTGGGATACAGAAATTAAGGATGATGTTATTGAGGAATGTAACAAACATGGAGGAGTTATCCACATTTATGTAGACAAAAATTCAGCTCAG ggcAATGTGTATGTCAAATGCCCTTCAATCGCTGCTGCCATTGCAGCTGTCAATGCATTGCATGGAAGGTGGTTTGCAG GTAAAATGATTACAGCAGCATATGTTCCTCTTCCAACATACCACAATCTTTTCCCTGATTCCATGACTGCAACTCAGCTCCTGGTTCCTGTTCGACGATGA
- the RBM39 gene encoding RNA-binding protein 39 isoform X3, translating to MQLAARIRPRDLEEFFSTVGKVRDVRMISDRNSRRSKGIAYVEFVDVSSVPLAIGLTGQRVLGVPIIVQASQAEKNRAAAMANNLQKGSAGPMRLYVGSLHFNITEDMLRGIFEPFGRIESIQLMMDSETGRSKGYGFITFSDSECAKKALEQLNGFELAGRPMKVGHVTERTDASSASSFLDSDELERTGIDLGTTGRLQLMARLAEGTGLQIPPAAQQALQMSGSLAFGAVADLQTRLTQQNEVLAAAASVQPLATQCFQLSNMFNPQTEEEAGWDTEIKDDVIEECNKHGGVIHIYVDKNSAQGNVYVKCPSIAAAIAAVNALHGRWFAGKMITAAYVPLPTYHNLFPDSMTATQLLVPVRR from the exons ATGCAGTTGGCTGCAAGAATTCGGCCAAGAGACTTGGAAGAATTTTTCTCTACTGTAGGAAAG GTTCGTGATGTGCGGATGATCTCTGATAGAAATTCAAGACGTTCCAAGGGAATTGCTTATGTAGAATTTGTTGATGTTAGTTCAGTGCCTCTGGCAATAGGACTAACTGGACAGCGTGTTCTGGGAGTACCAATCATAGTACAAGCATCGCAA GCAGAGAAAAACAGAGCAGCAGCAATGGCCAATAACCTACAAAAAGGCAGTGCTGGGCCCATGAGACTGTATGTAGGATCATTACACTTCAACATAACTGAAGATATGCTTCGCGGAATCTTTGAACCATTTGGTCGG ATTGAAAGCATTCAGCTGATGATGGATAGTGAAACTGGACGCTCCAAAGGATATGGATTTATTACG TTCTCAGATTCAGAGTGTGCCAAAAAAGCATTGGAACAACTAAATGGATTTGAGCTAGCTGGCAGGCCAATGAAAGTAGGTCATGTAACAGAACGCACTGATGCTTCCAGTGCTAGTTCATTTTTGGACAGTGATGAACTGGAAAGGACTGGAATTGACTTGGGAACAACTGGTCGTCTACAGTTGATGGCAAGACTTGCAGAGG GTACTGGTTTGCAGATTCCCCCAGCTGCACAACAGGCTTTGCAGATGAGTGGATCTTTAGCATTTGGTGCTGTGGCAG ATTTGCAAACCAGACTTACCCAGCAGAATGAAG ttctggctgcagctgcttctgtacAACCACTTGCAACACAATGCTTCCAGCTTTCCAATATGTTTAACCCTCAAAC TGAAGAAGAAGCTGGCTGGGATACAGAAATTAAGGATGATGTTATTGAGGAATGTAACAAACATGGAGGAGTTATCCACATTTATGTAGACAAAAATTCAGCTCAG ggcAATGTGTATGTCAAATGCCCTTCAATCGCTGCTGCCATTGCAGCTGTCAATGCATTGCATGGAAGGTGGTTTGCAG GTAAAATGATTACAGCAGCATATGTTCCTCTTCCAACATACCACAATCTTTTCCCTGATTCCATGACTGCAACTCAGCTCCTGGTTCCTGTTCGACGATGA
- the RBM39 gene encoding RNA-binding protein 39 isoform X2, whose product MADDIDIEAMLEAPYKKDENKLSSANGHEERSKKRKKSKSRSRSHERKRSKSKERKRSRDRERKKSKSRERKRSRSKERRRSRSRSRERRFRGRYRSPYSGPKFNSAIRGKIGLPHSIKLRRRSRSKSPFRKDKSPVREPIDNLTPEERDARTVFCMQLAARIRPRDLEEFFSTVGKVRDVRMISDRNSRRSKGIAYVEFVDVSSVPLAIGLTGQRVLGVPIIVQASQAEKNRAAAMANNLQKGSAGPMRLYVGSLHFNITEDMLRGIFEPFGRIESIQLMMDSETGRSKGYGFITFSDSECAKKALEQLNGFELAGRPMKVGHVTERTDASSASSFLDSDELERTGIDLGTTGRLQLMARLAEGTGLQIPPAAQQALQMSGSLAFGAVADLQTRLTQQNEVLAAAASVQPLATQCFQLSNMFNPQTEEEAGWDTEIKDDVIEECNKHGGVIHIYVDKNSAQGNVYVKCPSIAAAIAAVNALHGRWFAGKMITAAYVPLPTYHNLFPDSMTATQLLVPVRR is encoded by the exons gAGAAAAAAGAGCAAGAGCAGAAGTCGCAGTCATGAGAGGAAGAGGAGCAAAAGTAAAGAGCGCAAACGAAGCCGTGATCGTGAGAGGAAAAAGAGCAAAAGTCGGGAAAGGAAACGCAGCAGAAGCAAAGAACGCAGACGTAGCCGCTCTAGAAGTAGAGAACGTAGATTCAGAGGCCGCTATAGAAGTCCATA TTCTGGTCCAAAATTCAACAGTGCTATCAGAGGGAAGATTGGTCTGCCTCACAGCATCAAATTAAG ACGGCGCTCCAGAAGCAAAAGTCCATTCAGAAAAGACAAGAGCCCTGTTAG AGAGCCAATTGATAATTTGACCCCTGAAGAGAGAGATGCTCGAACAGTGTTCTGTATGCAGTTGGCTGCAAGAATTCGGCCAAGAGACTTGGAAGAATTTTTCTCTACTGTAGGAAAG GTTCGTGATGTGCGGATGATCTCTGATAGAAATTCAAGACGTTCCAAGGGAATTGCTTATGTAGAATTTGTTGATGTTAGTTCAGTGCCTCTGGCAATAGGACTAACTGGACAGCGTGTTCTGGGAGTACCAATCATAGTACAAGCATCGCAA GCAGAGAAAAACAGAGCAGCAGCAATGGCCAATAACCTACAAAAAGGCAGTGCTGGGCCCATGAGACTGTATGTAGGATCATTACACTTCAACATAACTGAAGATATGCTTCGCGGAATCTTTGAACCATTTGGTCGG ATTGAAAGCATTCAGCTGATGATGGATAGTGAAACTGGACGCTCCAAAGGATATGGATTTATTACG TTCTCAGATTCAGAGTGTGCCAAAAAAGCATTGGAACAACTAAATGGATTTGAGCTAGCTGGCAGGCCAATGAAAGTAGGTCATGTAACAGAACGCACTGATGCTTCCAGTGCTAGTTCATTTTTGGACAGTGATGAACTGGAAAGGACTGGAATTGACTTGGGAACAACTGGTCGTCTACAGTTGATGGCAAGACTTGCAGAGG GTACTGGTTTGCAGATTCCCCCAGCTGCACAACAGGCTTTGCAGATGAGTGGATCTTTAGCATTTGGTGCTGTGGCAG ATTTGCAAACCAGACTTACCCAGCAGAATGAAG ttctggctgcagctgcttctgtacAACCACTTGCAACACAATGCTTCCAGCTTTCCAATATGTTTAACCCTCAAAC TGAAGAAGAAGCTGGCTGGGATACAGAAATTAAGGATGATGTTATTGAGGAATGTAACAAACATGGAGGAGTTATCCACATTTATGTAGACAAAAATTCAGCTCAG ggcAATGTGTATGTCAAATGCCCTTCAATCGCTGCTGCCATTGCAGCTGTCAATGCATTGCATGGAAGGTGGTTTGCAG GTAAAATGATTACAGCAGCATATGTTCCTCTTCCAACATACCACAATCTTTTCCCTGATTCCATGACTGCAACTCAGCTCCTGGTTCCTGTTCGACGATGA